A single window of Coffea eugenioides isolate CCC68of chromosome 7, Ceug_1.0, whole genome shotgun sequence DNA harbors:
- the LOC113778456 gene encoding splicing factor 3B subunit 6-like protein: MATISLRKGNTRLPPEVNRVLYVRNLPFNITSEEMYDIFGKYGAIRQIRIGTNKDTRGTAFVVYEDIYDAKTAVDHLSGFNVANKYLIVLYYQQAKMSKKFDQKKKEEEIIKLQEKYGVGLAAKDK, from the coding sequence ATGGCGACAATCAGCTTAAGGAAGGGCAACACAAGGCTTCCACCAGAGGTGAACAGAGTTCTCTACGTCCGAAACCTTCCGTTCAACATCACCAGCGAGGAAATGTACGATATATTCGGGAAATACGGTGCCATCCGGCAGATTCGAATCGGCACGAACAAGGATACTCGCGGCACCGCTTTCGTTGTTTATGAAGATATCTATGATGCTAAAACCGCCGTCGACCACTTGTCTGGCTTCAATGTCGCCAACAAATACCTCATCGTTCTCTACTATCAGCAAGCTAAGATGAGCAAGAAGTTTGatcagaagaagaaagaagaagagattATTAAGTTGCAAGAGAAGTATGGGGTTGGTCTGGCCGCTAAAGATAAGTAG